Proteins encoded by one window of Bryobacteraceae bacterium:
- a CDS encoding amidase, whose translation MPSFDDSVFFASATELNQRLRAKDFTCRELTEAFCDRLEKLGPRYNALALPLREDAIRKAKEVDRDLGRDRHRSKLHGVPWGAKDLLSYAGKPTAWGAAPYAAQVFDENAAAVSKLDRAGAVLIGKLAMVELAGGGGYRFAAASASGPGLNPWDRSRWSGGSSSGSGSAVAAGCVPFALGSETSGSILTPSAYCGITGLRPTYGLVSRRGAMALSWTLDKIGPMGRSAEDCGYILQAISGGDSDDPGSAGKSFYFAPQFARKFADLTIGYHPADFEQHADPAGRPAFAEALGFFKSMGSKVTEVEIPEFPYGPAISTIIAGEQGAIFEELVSSGQVDKLADAKQIAGIKASQQVLAKDYLRAMRIRSLIAQAFRKLFVDVDVLLTPARNGIASKVADPLDGGGRGGEAAKSRGLQGLIPAANLAGLPALCLPCGFVEGMPLAVSLVGRAFNENTLLAYGLEYQKATDWHRRRPQV comes from the coding sequence ATGCCGTCGTTCGACGATTCCGTCTTCTTCGCCAGCGCCACCGAACTCAACCAGCGCCTGCGGGCGAAGGATTTCACGTGCCGCGAACTGACCGAGGCGTTCTGCGACCGGCTGGAAAAGCTGGGGCCGCGCTACAACGCGCTGGCGCTGCCCCTGCGCGAGGACGCCATCCGCAAGGCCAAGGAAGTGGACCGCGATCTGGGACGCGACCGGCATCGAAGCAAGCTACACGGAGTGCCGTGGGGCGCCAAGGATCTGCTGAGCTACGCCGGCAAGCCGACGGCTTGGGGCGCCGCGCCGTACGCCGCGCAGGTGTTCGACGAGAACGCGGCCGCGGTCTCGAAGCTCGATCGAGCGGGCGCGGTATTGATCGGAAAGCTGGCGATGGTGGAGTTGGCCGGCGGCGGCGGATACCGGTTCGCGGCGGCGTCGGCCAGCGGACCGGGCTTGAACCCGTGGGACCGCTCGCGCTGGTCCGGCGGGTCGTCGAGCGGATCAGGAAGCGCGGTGGCCGCCGGCTGCGTGCCGTTCGCGTTGGGGTCCGAGACGTCCGGTTCGATCCTCACGCCATCGGCTTATTGCGGGATCACGGGGCTGCGGCCGACCTACGGCCTGGTGAGCCGGCGCGGGGCGATGGCGCTTTCGTGGACGCTCGACAAGATCGGGCCGATGGGCCGGTCCGCGGAGGATTGCGGCTACATCCTGCAGGCGATCTCGGGCGGCGATTCCGACGACCCAGGCAGCGCGGGCAAGAGCTTCTATTTCGCGCCGCAGTTCGCGCGGAAGTTCGCGGATCTAACCATCGGGTACCATCCGGCCGATTTCGAGCAACACGCGGATCCGGCGGGGCGGCCCGCATTCGCCGAGGCGCTGGGATTCTTCAAGTCGATGGGGTCGAAGGTTACGGAAGTGGAGATTCCCGAGTTCCCGTACGGCCCGGCGATCTCGACGATCATCGCCGGCGAGCAGGGCGCGATCTTCGAGGAGCTGGTGAGCTCGGGGCAGGTGGACAAGCTGGCCGACGCGAAGCAGATCGCGGGAATCAAGGCTTCGCAGCAGGTGCTGGCGAAGGACTACCTGCGGGCGATGCGGATCCGCTCCCTCATCGCGCAGGCGTTCCGAAAGCTGTTCGTCGATGTAGACGTGCTGCTGACCCCGGCGCGCAATGGCATCGCATCGAAGGTTGCCGATCCGCTGGACGGCGGAGGGCGCGGCGGCGAGGCGGCGAAGTCGCGGGGGCTGCAGGGGCTGATTCCGGCGGCGAACCTGGCGGGCCTGCCGGCGCTGTGCCTGCCGTGCGGGTTCGTCGAGGGAATGCCGCTGGCGGTAAGCCTGGTGGGGCGAGCCTTCAACGAGAACACGCTGCTCGCCTACGGTCTCGAGTACCAGAAAGCAACGGACTGGCACCGGCGGCGCCCGCAGGTGTAG
- a CDS encoding mannonate dehydratase, which yields MSPVNRRQFAVSALAAAAAAPAPAAKLEPLSPGIKISMQVGENATSEELQWIKQMGIDYLNVQTGKGRATLENFLDIRKRAEAAGLKVFNISNNDNRNIEEVTLNLPGRDEKIAWLKQYIRDTGKAGIGYITYAHMANGIWSSDRETIRGGASARSFKLETAKGFWNGKTYVGPLTHGRKYSKEELWENYTYFIRQIAPVAEEAGVRIGIHPDDPPVPELGGIPRHIFGTYDGYVRALEIANSPNIGVCLCCGTWMEGGKSTGKDVYEAARGFARMGKLWKIHFRNVTGPIPNFVETYIDNGYTDMYKLMRTLVEADFRGNLIADHVPEMTGGRQAGWSYSIGYIRALYQAAKAELKRG from the coding sequence ATGTCCCCAGTCAACCGCCGTCAGTTTGCCGTTTCCGCGCTTGCCGCGGCCGCCGCTGCTCCCGCTCCCGCCGCGAAGCTTGAGCCGCTCTCGCCCGGCATCAAGATCTCGATGCAGGTGGGCGAGAACGCCACGAGCGAAGAACTGCAATGGATCAAGCAGATGGGGATCGACTATCTGAACGTCCAGACCGGCAAGGGCCGCGCCACGCTCGAGAACTTCCTCGACATCCGGAAACGCGCGGAAGCCGCCGGCCTGAAGGTCTTCAACATCTCGAACAACGACAATCGCAACATCGAAGAAGTGACGCTCAACCTCCCCGGGCGCGACGAAAAGATCGCCTGGCTGAAGCAGTACATCCGCGACACAGGCAAGGCCGGCATCGGCTACATTACCTACGCGCACATGGCCAACGGTATCTGGTCCAGTGACCGTGAGACGATCCGCGGCGGCGCCTCGGCGCGCTCGTTCAAGCTCGAAACGGCGAAGGGCTTCTGGAACGGCAAGACCTACGTAGGTCCGCTCACGCACGGGCGCAAGTACTCGAAAGAGGAGCTCTGGGAAAACTACACGTACTTCATCAGGCAGATCGCGCCCGTGGCCGAGGAGGCGGGCGTCCGGATCGGCATCCACCCCGATGACCCGCCGGTTCCCGAACTGGGCGGAATCCCGCGCCACATCTTCGGAACCTATGACGGCTACGTGCGCGCCCTTGAGATCGCCAACTCTCCGAACATCGGCGTGTGCCTGTGCTGCGGCACCTGGATGGAAGGCGGCAAGTCCACGGGCAAAGATGTTTATGAGGCGGCGCGCGGATTCGCCAGGATGGGCAAACTGTGGAAGATCCACTTCCGCAACGTCACCGGGCCGATCCCCAACTTCGTCGAAACCTACATCGACAACGGCTACACCGATATGTACAAGCTGATGCGGACGCTGGTGGAAGCGGACTTCCGCGGCAACCTCATCGCTGACCATGTGCCGGAAATGACCGGCGGGCGGCAGGCCGGATGGTCCTACAGCATCGGCTACATCCGCGCGCTGTATCAGGCGGCAAAGGCCGAACTGAAGCGCGGGTAG